A genomic region of Penaeus vannamei isolate JL-2024 chromosome 42, ASM4276789v1, whole genome shotgun sequence contains the following coding sequences:
- the LOC138859052 gene encoding sulfotransferase 1C4-like isoform X5 has translation MASSSEREAAERPLPFQVEEVPEDEIKRLQELGFESNLHLVRTKPNLAYFRSSYARLASAFYHFEFRPDDVVVLTYPKSGTNWTSELVWALRNPDALHRAEDVASSERFFFLDMDILRPGRADEDDPTYRRFVAACPGGRVEDGVQLQLASAHEGPRVIKTHLRFDLFRQDLLDTCKVVYTVRNPKDTCVSYFHHCSNNKRNTFKGDLPNFAAAFMTNGINYGSYWDHIRQAWQRKGHRNLHIMFYEDLKADIHGELRKLANFLQLDRDDDQLKRVAEHARFDQMKSRHERLNVNHIIGNFFRKGQVGDWKNAASEGLNNKMDEWIQENCRGIDISYKYE, from the exons ATGGCGAGCAGCAGCGAGCGAGAGGCAGCCGAGCGGCCGCTGCCCTTCCAGGTGGAGGAAGTGCCCGAGGACGAGATAAAGCGCCTGCAGGAACTCGGCTTCGAGAGTAATCTGCATCTCGTGAGAACCAAGCCCAACCTGGCCTACTTCAGATCCTC GTACGCCCGCCTGGCCAGCGCCTTCTACCACTTCGAGTTCCGGCCAGACGACGTGGTGGTCCTGACCTACCCGAAGTCGGGGACCAACTGGACCTCGGAGCTCGTGTGGGCGCTGAGGAACCCGGACGCTCTCCACCGGGCGGAGGACGTGGCGTCCAGCGAGCGCTTCTTCTTCCTCGACATG GACATCCTTCGCCCCGGCCGTGCCGACGAGGACGACCCGACGTACCGGCGGTTCGTGGCGGCATGCCCCGGGGGGCGCGTGGAGGACGGCGTGCAGCTCCAGCTGGCGTCGGCGCACGAGGGCCCCAGGGTGATCAAGACACACCTGCGCTTCGACCTATTTCGGCAGGATCTCCTGGACACGTGCAAG GTAGTGTACACCGTTCGAAATCCAAAGGACACGTGCGTCTCTTACTTCCATCACTGCAGCAACAATAAGAGAAACACTTTCAAGGGAGACCTCCCCAACTTTGCAGCGGCTTTCATGACCAACGGTATAAATTACGGATCCTATTGGGACCACATCAGGCAGGCCTGGCAACGCAAAGGCCACAGGAACCTTCATATCATGTTTTACGAGGATTTGAAAGCGGATATCCACGGGGAACTGAGGAAACTGGCAAACTTCCTGCAACTCGATCGCGATGACGACCAACTGAaaag GGTAGCAGAGCATGCGAGATTCGACCAGATGAAATCTCGTCATGAGCGCCTGAATGTTAACCACATAATCGGTAACTTCTTCCGCAAAGGGCAGGTCGGAGACTGGAAGAATGCTGCTTCTGAGGGGCTGAACAATAAGATGGATGAGTGGATTCAGGAAAATTGTCGTGGCATTGATATTTCTTACAAATATGAATAG
- the LOC138859052 gene encoding sulfotransferase 1C4-like isoform X2, translating into MNTHLEKHSHMMVSWRGTRDTLCLVVREKRDDAYKTKSFTAQGHEGIRPQVVRQQGRTEATMASSSEREAAERPLPFQVEEVPEDEIKRLQELGFESNLHLVRTKPNLAYFRSSYARLASAFYHFEFRPDDVVVLTYPKSGTNWTSELVWALRNPDALHRAEDVASSERFFFLDMDILRPGRADEDDPTYRRFVAACPGGRVEDGVQLQLASAHEGPRVIKTHLRFDLFRQDLLDTCKVVYTVRNPKDTCVSYFHHCSNNKRNTFKGDLPNFAAAFMTNGINYGSYWDHIRQAWQRKGHRNLHIMFYEDLKADIHGELRKLANFLQLDRDDDQLKRVAEHARFDQMKSRHERLNVNHIIGNFFRKGQVGDWKNAASEGLNNKMDEWIQENCRGIDISYKYE; encoded by the exons atgaacacACATTTAGAAAAACATAGTCACATGAtggtttcgtggagaggaacaagggataCCTTATGTCTTGTAGTACGTGAGAAAAGAGATGATGCCTACAAGACTAAAAGCTTCACG GCCCAAGGCCACGAGGGCATTCGGCCGCAGGTCGTCCGCCAGCAGGGACGCACGG AAGCGACCATGGCGAGCAGCAGCGAGCGAGAGGCAGCCGAGCGGCCGCTGCCCTTCCAGGTGGAGGAAGTGCCCGAGGACGAGATAAAGCGCCTGCAGGAACTCGGCTTCGAGAGTAATCTGCATCTCGTGAGAACCAAGCCCAACCTGGCCTACTTCAGATCCTC GTACGCCCGCCTGGCCAGCGCCTTCTACCACTTCGAGTTCCGGCCAGACGACGTGGTGGTCCTGACCTACCCGAAGTCGGGGACCAACTGGACCTCGGAGCTCGTGTGGGCGCTGAGGAACCCGGACGCTCTCCACCGGGCGGAGGACGTGGCGTCCAGCGAGCGCTTCTTCTTCCTCGACATG GACATCCTTCGCCCCGGCCGTGCCGACGAGGACGACCCGACGTACCGGCGGTTCGTGGCGGCATGCCCCGGGGGGCGCGTGGAGGACGGCGTGCAGCTCCAGCTGGCGTCGGCGCACGAGGGCCCCAGGGTGATCAAGACACACCTGCGCTTCGACCTATTTCGGCAGGATCTCCTGGACACGTGCAAG GTAGTGTACACCGTTCGAAATCCAAAGGACACGTGCGTCTCTTACTTCCATCACTGCAGCAACAATAAGAGAAACACTTTCAAGGGAGACCTCCCCAACTTTGCAGCGGCTTTCATGACCAACGGTATAAATTACGGATCCTATTGGGACCACATCAGGCAGGCCTGGCAACGCAAAGGCCACAGGAACCTTCATATCATGTTTTACGAGGATTTGAAAGCGGATATCCACGGGGAACTGAGGAAACTGGCAAACTTCCTGCAACTCGATCGCGATGACGACCAACTGAaaag GGTAGCAGAGCATGCGAGATTCGACCAGATGAAATCTCGTCATGAGCGCCTGAATGTTAACCACATAATCGGTAACTTCTTCCGCAAAGGGCAGGTCGGAGACTGGAAGAATGCTGCTTCTGAGGGGCTGAACAATAAGATGGATGAGTGGATTCAGGAAAATTGTCGTGGCATTGATATTTCTTACAAATATGAATAG
- the LOC138859052 gene encoding sulfotransferase 1C4-like isoform X1, with the protein MNTHLEKHSHMMVSWRGTRDTLCLVVREKRDDAYKTKSFTAQGHEGIRPQVVRQQGRTAEATMASSSEREAAERPLPFQVEEVPEDEIKRLQELGFESNLHLVRTKPNLAYFRSSYARLASAFYHFEFRPDDVVVLTYPKSGTNWTSELVWALRNPDALHRAEDVASSERFFFLDMDILRPGRADEDDPTYRRFVAACPGGRVEDGVQLQLASAHEGPRVIKTHLRFDLFRQDLLDTCKVVYTVRNPKDTCVSYFHHCSNNKRNTFKGDLPNFAAAFMTNGINYGSYWDHIRQAWQRKGHRNLHIMFYEDLKADIHGELRKLANFLQLDRDDDQLKRVAEHARFDQMKSRHERLNVNHIIGNFFRKGQVGDWKNAASEGLNNKMDEWIQENCRGIDISYKYE; encoded by the exons atgaacacACATTTAGAAAAACATAGTCACATGAtggtttcgtggagaggaacaagggataCCTTATGTCTTGTAGTACGTGAGAAAAGAGATGATGCCTACAAGACTAAAAGCTTCACG GCCCAAGGCCACGAGGGCATTCGGCCGCAGGTCGTCCGCCAGCAGGGACGCACGG CAGAAGCGACCATGGCGAGCAGCAGCGAGCGAGAGGCAGCCGAGCGGCCGCTGCCCTTCCAGGTGGAGGAAGTGCCCGAGGACGAGATAAAGCGCCTGCAGGAACTCGGCTTCGAGAGTAATCTGCATCTCGTGAGAACCAAGCCCAACCTGGCCTACTTCAGATCCTC GTACGCCCGCCTGGCCAGCGCCTTCTACCACTTCGAGTTCCGGCCAGACGACGTGGTGGTCCTGACCTACCCGAAGTCGGGGACCAACTGGACCTCGGAGCTCGTGTGGGCGCTGAGGAACCCGGACGCTCTCCACCGGGCGGAGGACGTGGCGTCCAGCGAGCGCTTCTTCTTCCTCGACATG GACATCCTTCGCCCCGGCCGTGCCGACGAGGACGACCCGACGTACCGGCGGTTCGTGGCGGCATGCCCCGGGGGGCGCGTGGAGGACGGCGTGCAGCTCCAGCTGGCGTCGGCGCACGAGGGCCCCAGGGTGATCAAGACACACCTGCGCTTCGACCTATTTCGGCAGGATCTCCTGGACACGTGCAAG GTAGTGTACACCGTTCGAAATCCAAAGGACACGTGCGTCTCTTACTTCCATCACTGCAGCAACAATAAGAGAAACACTTTCAAGGGAGACCTCCCCAACTTTGCAGCGGCTTTCATGACCAACGGTATAAATTACGGATCCTATTGGGACCACATCAGGCAGGCCTGGCAACGCAAAGGCCACAGGAACCTTCATATCATGTTTTACGAGGATTTGAAAGCGGATATCCACGGGGAACTGAGGAAACTGGCAAACTTCCTGCAACTCGATCGCGATGACGACCAACTGAaaag GGTAGCAGAGCATGCGAGATTCGACCAGATGAAATCTCGTCATGAGCGCCTGAATGTTAACCACATAATCGGTAACTTCTTCCGCAAAGGGCAGGTCGGAGACTGGAAGAATGCTGCTTCTGAGGGGCTGAACAATAAGATGGATGAGTGGATTCAGGAAAATTGTCGTGGCATTGATATTTCTTACAAATATGAATAG
- the LOC138859052 gene encoding sulfotransferase 1C4-like isoform X4 → MCAQGHEGIRPQVVRQQGRTEATMASSSEREAAERPLPFQVEEVPEDEIKRLQELGFESNLHLVRTKPNLAYFRSSYARLASAFYHFEFRPDDVVVLTYPKSGTNWTSELVWALRNPDALHRAEDVASSERFFFLDMDILRPGRADEDDPTYRRFVAACPGGRVEDGVQLQLASAHEGPRVIKTHLRFDLFRQDLLDTCKVVYTVRNPKDTCVSYFHHCSNNKRNTFKGDLPNFAAAFMTNGINYGSYWDHIRQAWQRKGHRNLHIMFYEDLKADIHGELRKLANFLQLDRDDDQLKRVAEHARFDQMKSRHERLNVNHIIGNFFRKGQVGDWKNAASEGLNNKMDEWIQENCRGIDISYKYE, encoded by the exons atgtgt GCCCAAGGCCACGAGGGCATTCGGCCGCAGGTCGTCCGCCAGCAGGGACGCACGG AAGCGACCATGGCGAGCAGCAGCGAGCGAGAGGCAGCCGAGCGGCCGCTGCCCTTCCAGGTGGAGGAAGTGCCCGAGGACGAGATAAAGCGCCTGCAGGAACTCGGCTTCGAGAGTAATCTGCATCTCGTGAGAACCAAGCCCAACCTGGCCTACTTCAGATCCTC GTACGCCCGCCTGGCCAGCGCCTTCTACCACTTCGAGTTCCGGCCAGACGACGTGGTGGTCCTGACCTACCCGAAGTCGGGGACCAACTGGACCTCGGAGCTCGTGTGGGCGCTGAGGAACCCGGACGCTCTCCACCGGGCGGAGGACGTGGCGTCCAGCGAGCGCTTCTTCTTCCTCGACATG GACATCCTTCGCCCCGGCCGTGCCGACGAGGACGACCCGACGTACCGGCGGTTCGTGGCGGCATGCCCCGGGGGGCGCGTGGAGGACGGCGTGCAGCTCCAGCTGGCGTCGGCGCACGAGGGCCCCAGGGTGATCAAGACACACCTGCGCTTCGACCTATTTCGGCAGGATCTCCTGGACACGTGCAAG GTAGTGTACACCGTTCGAAATCCAAAGGACACGTGCGTCTCTTACTTCCATCACTGCAGCAACAATAAGAGAAACACTTTCAAGGGAGACCTCCCCAACTTTGCAGCGGCTTTCATGACCAACGGTATAAATTACGGATCCTATTGGGACCACATCAGGCAGGCCTGGCAACGCAAAGGCCACAGGAACCTTCATATCATGTTTTACGAGGATTTGAAAGCGGATATCCACGGGGAACTGAGGAAACTGGCAAACTTCCTGCAACTCGATCGCGATGACGACCAACTGAaaag GGTAGCAGAGCATGCGAGATTCGACCAGATGAAATCTCGTCATGAGCGCCTGAATGTTAACCACATAATCGGTAACTTCTTCCGCAAAGGGCAGGTCGGAGACTGGAAGAATGCTGCTTCTGAGGGGCTGAACAATAAGATGGATGAGTGGATTCAGGAAAATTGTCGTGGCATTGATATTTCTTACAAATATGAATAG
- the LOC138859052 gene encoding sulfotransferase 1C4-like isoform X3 has protein sequence MQPTKLRNNWQLHHIVSVSGPRPRGHSAAGRPPAGTHGPLSAEATMASSSEREAAERPLPFQVEEVPEDEIKRLQELGFESNLHLVRTKPNLAYFRSSYARLASAFYHFEFRPDDVVVLTYPKSGTNWTSELVWALRNPDALHRAEDVASSERFFFLDMDILRPGRADEDDPTYRRFVAACPGGRVEDGVQLQLASAHEGPRVIKTHLRFDLFRQDLLDTCKVVYTVRNPKDTCVSYFHHCSNNKRNTFKGDLPNFAAAFMTNGINYGSYWDHIRQAWQRKGHRNLHIMFYEDLKADIHGELRKLANFLQLDRDDDQLKRVAEHARFDQMKSRHERLNVNHIIGNFFRKGQVGDWKNAASEGLNNKMDEWIQENCRGIDISYKYE, from the exons ATGCAGCCCACTAAATTAAGGAATAACTGGCAACTTCATCACATTGTATCTGTTTCAGGCCCAAGGCCACGAGGGCATTCGGCCGCAGGTCGTCCGCCAGCAGGGACGCACGG CCCCCTATCAGCAGAAGCGACCATGGCGAGCAGCAGCGAGCGAGAGGCAGCCGAGCGGCCGCTGCCCTTCCAGGTGGAGGAAGTGCCCGAGGACGAGATAAAGCGCCTGCAGGAACTCGGCTTCGAGAGTAATCTGCATCTCGTGAGAACCAAGCCCAACCTGGCCTACTTCAGATCCTC GTACGCCCGCCTGGCCAGCGCCTTCTACCACTTCGAGTTCCGGCCAGACGACGTGGTGGTCCTGACCTACCCGAAGTCGGGGACCAACTGGACCTCGGAGCTCGTGTGGGCGCTGAGGAACCCGGACGCTCTCCACCGGGCGGAGGACGTGGCGTCCAGCGAGCGCTTCTTCTTCCTCGACATG GACATCCTTCGCCCCGGCCGTGCCGACGAGGACGACCCGACGTACCGGCGGTTCGTGGCGGCATGCCCCGGGGGGCGCGTGGAGGACGGCGTGCAGCTCCAGCTGGCGTCGGCGCACGAGGGCCCCAGGGTGATCAAGACACACCTGCGCTTCGACCTATTTCGGCAGGATCTCCTGGACACGTGCAAG GTAGTGTACACCGTTCGAAATCCAAAGGACACGTGCGTCTCTTACTTCCATCACTGCAGCAACAATAAGAGAAACACTTTCAAGGGAGACCTCCCCAACTTTGCAGCGGCTTTCATGACCAACGGTATAAATTACGGATCCTATTGGGACCACATCAGGCAGGCCTGGCAACGCAAAGGCCACAGGAACCTTCATATCATGTTTTACGAGGATTTGAAAGCGGATATCCACGGGGAACTGAGGAAACTGGCAAACTTCCTGCAACTCGATCGCGATGACGACCAACTGAaaag GGTAGCAGAGCATGCGAGATTCGACCAGATGAAATCTCGTCATGAGCGCCTGAATGTTAACCACATAATCGGTAACTTCTTCCGCAAAGGGCAGGTCGGAGACTGGAAGAATGCTGCTTCTGAGGGGCTGAACAATAAGATGGATGAGTGGATTCAGGAAAATTGTCGTGGCATTGATATTTCTTACAAATATGAATAG